Proteins encoded within one genomic window of Solibaculum mannosilyticum:
- a CDS encoding ATP-binding protein has translation MAILHSNVLCPYCLSELRDKDVKFVCPMCGTEVVPSKMDVMLKKIPKCKNAGCHNTLASDRTCSHCNASLPPDILDYSKYLRFSILGITGAGKTNFLTAMLHELRHTSGSPLVIAPMDNNTSTIFQDNVRAMYDQRQPVPATPPGTPPQPQQWRIRDRSKMSDKKIASYSMTIFDGAGEDCENINPVISRYISQSKVLVVLIDPLALPGVCNSISPDVLRWSTTAQHDMDASANMVDGIADYIRQSCGLRPGALIDRDVAVVFTKMDAVKDSFGSATVTQPSPHLNRKGFVKADSDAVDAEIKDWLEAQGESTFLAAIDTNFRQGRVRFFGVSSFGQPPTGDNQLSKIIPHRVLDPLMWMLSKEGIIPVLS, from the coding sequence GTGGCAATATTACATTCGAATGTATTGTGTCCGTACTGCTTATCGGAGCTGCGGGATAAGGATGTAAAGTTTGTGTGCCCTATGTGCGGGACAGAGGTTGTTCCATCTAAAATGGATGTCATGCTAAAAAAGATCCCGAAGTGTAAAAACGCCGGCTGTCACAACACTTTGGCCAGCGATAGAACTTGTAGTCATTGCAACGCCAGCTTACCGCCGGATATCTTGGACTATTCCAAGTATCTGCGCTTCAGTATCTTGGGAATCACAGGGGCAGGCAAAACCAATTTTCTCACCGCTATGCTTCATGAGCTTCGTCATACGTCGGGATCACCTTTGGTAATAGCCCCTATGGACAACAATACCAGTACAATCTTTCAGGATAATGTGAGAGCCATGTACGATCAACGTCAACCGGTTCCCGCCACACCTCCTGGAACACCGCCCCAGCCTCAGCAGTGGCGTATCCGTGACCGCAGTAAAATGTCCGATAAAAAGATCGCATCTTATTCCATGACCATTTTTGACGGCGCTGGAGAAGATTGTGAAAATATCAATCCAGTCATCAGCCGCTATATTTCCCAATCCAAGGTTTTGGTCGTGCTGATTGATCCGCTGGCGTTACCGGGGGTCTGCAACTCGATCTCACCGGATGTCCTGCGGTGGTCCACTACCGCCCAGCATGACATGGACGCTTCGGCCAACATGGTGGACGGTATTGCCGATTACATCCGTCAAAGTTGTGGACTCCGCCCGGGTGCATTGATTGACCGGGACGTGGCAGTGGTGTTTACAAAGATGGATGCAGTAAAAGATAGTTTTGGAAGCGCTACCGTCACACAGCCCAGTCCCCATCTCAACCGGAAGGGATTCGTCAAAGCCGACAGCGATGCTGTGGATGCTGAAATCAAAGACTGGCTGGAGGCCCAAGGAGAATCCACTTTCTTAGCAGCCATCGACACCAATTTTCGCCAAGGACGAGTGCGATTTTTTGGCGTGTCCAGTTTTGGCCAGCCGCCGACCGGTGACAACCAGTTGAGCAAGATAATACCGCATCGAGTGTTGGATCCGCTGATGTGGATGCTATCCAAAGAGGGCATTATTCCCGTCTTATCGTAA
- a CDS encoding ATP-binding protein: MPNNATSTGTSHRAARRPQPSAGNGGGSPLPTGGKRTIQPMATPDSKQQKKAKKLLMDAHQLNVLQNDLRIVGVYVNSRHLEMLSPAGKDCLYTSVVDKLDPLQCNRTGIAVYQITKLMYNEEENSYEKLVSVYSALNSFGGVTALILQSDGNSVRLYLCTNTSGNSRIAGELLSGNLKGHFPGCEITQLSEPEKNTLLNSCGPKGSFPAGRTVRSLSMIPSRREEELQKDRELSAQGCEKFIDAMNGHKYTLVILSQCVSPDAMDDCREGLENLYTCLSPYAKETVSYGENQSDTVNYSISSNINYSVGRSISRSFGTSHTASISNGRSYNRGSGYGMFNMHFNSGSGTSSSTSSSTGTNQGYSTGESTSEAMGSGDSQGTGSSVGSNSSLTINRDNKAVQNLLSKLEEHIKRINMSQTFGMWNSCCYLITDDVATANMGTSTLAALLAGDSQAAPRAYCNQWDATNVAEREKVLEYLEYLHHPVIDLAILEETTDASGNRTRSVFQKEKVTPAMMISGKEIPTLMALPRKSVPGIVVDSMAEFGRNIPEKWKKKVKRPILFGNVYHMGQEEKTQTFLDLDTFASHTFICGASGSGKSNTTYNLLEKMIENKIPFLVIEPAKGEYKIEFAGLPNVNIFTADESPYRLLQMNPFEFSSGIHIREHLDQVLQVVSACWPLYGAMPGLLKKAFEQVYIDHGWDLEHSERIVEKGSRFPTFQDLVPVLERIIDHSPYSAQTKGDYKGALLNRISSLCNGFEGQIFGCSSGIPDRTLFNENTIVDLSSIGSDETRSLIMGILIIKLRNFRKTASTQPNSKLIHVTVLEEAHNILKRCSQETNVESGNVQGAAVGNLCRCIAEMRSAGEGFLIIDQSPGAVDPTAIKNTAIKIVMRLPAKDDCQEVGASLSLKEEQIRELSRLDVGVAAIFHAGWTDTLLAKMGDIWDQRYRAKAAPVLNKGVFTKVQGAVVQLMYHNLLEGQAKSIYMDVQELLNILCKESSALKPTLPRSKQQEMLDEVQIYLENNQQFIRANSFKDLQRTFLDFIFDFLRLDSVMRIFPLEGVNKKFDLMDTKLTPKETRIVLRWEKDIRSGICRYLYMPEECEPQKAYRWPLNPTDSECFWMLYGKMLKRYATKMMLRKDGDARYANALDYLNSIKFFQPSAHKGKR, translated from the coding sequence ATGCCAAACAATGCAACATCCACTGGAACCAGTCACCGAGCGGCGAGACGCCCACAGCCTTCTGCTGGAAACGGGGGAGGTTCACCGCTGCCTACCGGAGGGAAAAGGACCATTCAGCCCATGGCTACACCCGATAGTAAACAGCAGAAAAAAGCAAAAAAATTGTTGATGGACGCCCATCAGCTCAATGTCCTTCAGAATGATTTGCGTATTGTGGGGGTGTATGTCAACAGCAGGCATTTGGAAATGCTGTCCCCTGCCGGTAAGGATTGCCTTTATACCAGTGTGGTCGATAAACTGGATCCGTTGCAGTGCAATCGTACGGGAATTGCCGTGTATCAAATCACCAAGCTGATGTACAATGAAGAGGAAAATTCCTATGAGAAGCTGGTCAGCGTATATTCGGCCCTCAACAGTTTTGGCGGCGTGACGGCTCTGATCCTGCAAAGCGACGGCAATAGCGTACGTCTTTACTTGTGCACCAATACCAGCGGAAACAGCAGGATTGCAGGCGAACTGTTATCCGGCAACTTAAAAGGACATTTCCCCGGCTGTGAGATCACACAATTATCTGAGCCGGAGAAGAATACGTTGCTCAATTCCTGTGGCCCGAAAGGCTCCTTTCCTGCGGGACGGACGGTTCGTTCTCTGAGTATGATTCCCAGCCGACGGGAAGAGGAGCTTCAGAAGGATCGGGAATTGAGCGCCCAAGGATGCGAAAAATTCATTGACGCTATGAATGGGCACAAGTATACTTTGGTCATTTTGTCTCAATGCGTTTCGCCGGATGCTATGGATGATTGCCGGGAAGGACTTGAGAATCTATATACCTGCCTGTCACCTTATGCAAAAGAAACCGTCTCCTATGGTGAGAATCAGTCGGACACCGTCAATTACTCCATATCCAGTAACATCAATTATTCCGTTGGAAGGAGTATTTCAAGGTCCTTTGGCACATCCCATACAGCCAGCATTTCCAACGGGCGCAGCTATAACCGCGGCAGTGGATATGGAATGTTCAATATGCACTTTAACAGCGGGAGCGGGACTTCCAGCAGTACAAGTTCTTCCACCGGGACCAATCAAGGGTATAGCACGGGGGAGAGTACTTCAGAAGCAATGGGTTCGGGAGATAGCCAAGGGACAGGAAGCTCTGTGGGAAGCAACAGTTCCCTGACCATTAACCGGGATAACAAAGCAGTACAAAATTTACTCTCCAAGCTGGAGGAACACATCAAGCGTATCAACATGAGCCAGACCTTTGGCATGTGGAACAGTTGTTGTTATCTGATTACCGATGACGTGGCTACAGCCAATATGGGTACCAGTACTTTAGCGGCATTGTTGGCGGGCGATTCTCAAGCCGCACCCAGAGCCTACTGCAATCAGTGGGATGCCACCAATGTAGCTGAACGTGAAAAAGTATTGGAGTATCTAGAGTATTTACACCATCCGGTCATCGATTTGGCCATACTGGAGGAAACCACCGATGCGTCTGGAAACAGAACTCGTTCGGTGTTCCAAAAGGAAAAAGTGACGCCCGCCATGATGATCAGCGGCAAGGAAATCCCGACTTTAATGGCATTGCCTCGCAAATCGGTTCCGGGCATTGTGGTGGATAGTATGGCGGAATTTGGTCGAAACATCCCGGAAAAATGGAAAAAGAAAGTGAAGCGTCCTATTCTGTTTGGAAACGTATACCACATGGGCCAAGAGGAAAAGACCCAGACGTTTTTGGATCTAGACACTTTTGCTTCTCACACTTTTATCTGTGGGGCTTCCGGATCCGGTAAAAGCAATACGACCTACAATCTCCTGGAAAAAATGATTGAAAATAAAATCCCTTTTTTGGTCATCGAACCCGCAAAAGGCGAATACAAAATTGAATTCGCCGGGTTGCCGAACGTCAATATTTTTACAGCCGATGAGTCCCCCTACCGGTTGCTTCAAATGAATCCCTTTGAATTTAGTTCGGGTATCCATATTCGGGAACATCTGGATCAAGTGTTGCAGGTGGTAAGCGCCTGCTGGCCTTTGTACGGGGCCATGCCGGGACTGCTGAAAAAGGCTTTTGAACAGGTGTACATCGATCACGGATGGGATTTGGAACATTCAGAGCGAATTGTAGAAAAGGGCAGTCGATTCCCCACCTTTCAGGATCTGGTTCCAGTGTTAGAACGCATTATCGATCATTCCCCTTATTCGGCTCAAACCAAGGGGGATTATAAGGGGGCTTTGCTCAATCGAATTTCATCCCTTTGCAACGGGTTTGAAGGACAAATTTTCGGTTGCAGCAGTGGGATCCCGGATCGAACACTTTTCAACGAAAACACCATTGTGGATTTGAGCAGCATCGGCTCGGATGAAACCCGTTCTCTCATTATGGGGATCCTCATCATCAAGCTCAGAAATTTCAGAAAGACAGCAAGTACACAGCCCAACAGCAAGCTGATTCATGTCACTGTACTGGAGGAAGCCCATAATATTTTGAAGCGATGTTCTCAGGAAACCAATGTGGAATCTGGCAATGTTCAGGGAGCGGCTGTCGGGAACCTCTGTCGGTGTATCGCTGAAATGCGCAGTGCAGGAGAGGGATTTCTGATTATTGACCAGTCCCCAGGAGCGGTGGATCCTACTGCGATTAAAAATACCGCCATTAAAATCGTCATGCGCTTGCCGGCGAAAGACGATTGTCAGGAAGTTGGTGCATCCCTAAGTCTCAAGGAGGAACAAATCCGAGAACTGAGCCGATTGGATGTGGGCGTTGCAGCTATTTTCCACGCCGGTTGGACCGATACCTTATTGGCGAAAATGGGAGATATTTGGGATCAGAGATATCGTGCCAAAGCTGCACCTGTTTTAAATAAAGGGGTATTCACAAAGGTTCAGGGCGCTGTAGTACAGCTTATGTATCATAATCTATTAGAAGGTCAAGCCAAAAGCATCTATATGGATGTCCAAGAGCTTCTGAACATACTTTGTAAAGAAAGCAGCGCATTAAAACCGACGTTACCGAGGTCAAAGCAGCAGGAGATGTTGGATGAAGTACAGATTTATCTTGAGAATAACCAGCAGTTTATCCGGGCCAATAGCTTCAAGGATTTGCAAAGGACTTTTCTGGATTTTATCTTTGACTTTCTGCGTCTGGATAGCGTCATGCGGATTTTCCCATTGGAAGGGGTCAATAAGAAGTTTGACCTTATGGATACCAAACTGACGCCCAAAGAGACTCGTATTGTCTTGAGGTGGGAAAAGGACATCCGTTCCGGTATCTGCCGATACTTATACATGCCCGAGGAGTGTGAACCACAGAAGGCTTATCGTTGGCCGCTCAACCCCACCGATTCGGAATGCTTCTGGATGTTATACGGCAAGATGCTCAAGCGATATGCCACCAAAATGATGCTTCGCAAAGACGGGGATGCCCGGTACGCCAATGCTTTGGATTATTTGAATTCCATTAAATTCTTTCAGCCGTCGGCACATAAGGGGAAGCGGTAA
- a CDS encoding DNA/RNA non-specific endonuclease, which translates to MKREITENDCEDYKEFESSETRAEKDRLKKEMADHFESTYSLKPDEKYEANQYRYETDKLGRIEKCEGTIRLEKGKINPTHQSKAGGESREMEDDGGHLIARRFGGSEKVDNIVPMDRHLNRGEYKKMENEWANKVEDGSTVDVKIRCKYEKDSQRPSEIIVRYQVTDETGYSYREVRRFKNS; encoded by the coding sequence ATGAAACGGGAAATTACAGAAAACGATTGTGAGGACTATAAAGAGTTCGAGTCCTCTGAGACGCGAGCAGAAAAAGATCGTCTCAAAAAGGAGATGGCCGATCATTTTGAGAGTACCTATTCATTAAAACCGGATGAGAAATACGAAGCGAACCAGTACCGATATGAGACCGACAAATTGGGACGCATTGAAAAATGTGAAGGGACGATCCGGCTGGAAAAGGGAAAAATAAATCCGACCCATCAAAGCAAGGCCGGTGGAGAGAGCCGCGAAATGGAGGATGACGGCGGTCATCTCATTGCCAGACGCTTTGGTGGATCGGAAAAAGTGGATAACATTGTGCCGATGGATCGTCATCTCAATCGGGGAGAATACAAAAAGATGGAAAATGAATGGGCCAATAAAGTGGAGGACGGAAGTACAGTGGATGTGAAGATTCGATGCAAGTATGAAAAAGACAGCCAACGTCCTTCTGAGATTATCGTCCGGTATCAAGTGACCGATGAAACGGGATATTCTTATCGTGAAGTCCGGCGTTTTAAAAACAGTTGA
- a CDS encoding immunity protein YezG family protein, with product MKSNQIHEDPKRLQEFYERIGNLLFSLLPDNWDHVVMGYFLEGEDHVPHQQILYDAQGGGDYLDLMEKVWDNETLEDAVLDLGDICAAMQEYCKSCGDDWQSITFRMQSDGSFSTQYDYNTIDYYDARYIQDWQSKSLD from the coding sequence TTGAAAAGCAATCAAATTCACGAGGATCCAAAGCGCCTCCAGGAATTTTATGAGAGGATAGGCAATCTATTATTCTCCCTGTTGCCAGACAATTGGGATCATGTGGTAATGGGATATTTCTTAGAGGGGGAGGATCATGTCCCCCATCAACAGATCCTATACGATGCACAAGGCGGCGGTGATTATCTTGACCTTATGGAAAAAGTATGGGACAATGAGACGCTGGAAGATGCTGTATTGGATCTAGGTGATATATGTGCCGCAATGCAGGAATACTGCAAATCGTGTGGTGACGACTGGCAAAGCATAACGTTTCGCATGCAGTCGGATGGAAGCTTCTCCACGCAATACGACTACAATACCATTGATTATTATGATGCACGATATATTCAAGATTGGCAAAGCAAAAGTCTAGATTAA